A region of Trichocoleus sp. DNA encodes the following proteins:
- a CDS encoding EAL domain-containing protein has product MRYTSAACKNCACAQASHCPSQSSGQMFLWFPVHHSMGKVLQHLRKSGFEYQVMAERHGCSLTCQSGQVQQVVQQIAPLLTAQELRTTQVLFIQGNEQPQLHDFSDIMSLSQFISFSQSDWLVDILTEQRLTSHFQPIVEMQDTSRIYGYEALVRGKDLQGNLVMPGSLFESATNAGLIPQLDRAARLSAIAAAHQHNVHARLFINFMPTAVYDPVACLRSTVDAIDAAGIRHDRIVFEVVESSHPQELEHLKSVLRFYREAGFSVALDDLGSGFSSLNLLHQLRPDLLKLDLELVRNVHLDSYKASITEKILEIAQKLNIETVAEGIESPEELDWLRERGATYAQGYLIGKPAVSPAQTTPHFVRRSTDSLQAPPLCQQLQQSNPDCTNYSPSMA; this is encoded by the coding sequence TTGCGCTACACATCTGCTGCTTGCAAGAACTGTGCCTGTGCTCAGGCTTCTCACTGTCCTTCCCAAAGTTCGGGTCAGATGTTCCTCTGGTTTCCCGTTCATCACAGCATGGGTAAGGTTCTGCAACATCTTAGGAAAAGCGGGTTTGAATATCAGGTTATGGCAGAGCGGCATGGATGCAGCCTTACCTGCCAGTCGGGGCAAGTTCAACAGGTTGTGCAGCAGATTGCTCCTCTACTGACTGCTCAAGAACTCAGAACGACCCAGGTGCTATTTATCCAGGGCAACGAGCAGCCACAGCTTCATGACTTCAGTGACATTATGTCTCTGTCTCAATTCATCTCGTTCAGCCAGTCTGACTGGTTAGTGGACATCTTGACTGAGCAACGGTTGACAAGCCACTTTCAGCCCATCGTCGAGATGCAGGATACCTCTCGGATTTACGGGTATGAAGCCCTGGTGCGAGGCAAGGATCTTCAGGGAAACTTGGTCATGCCAGGAAGCCTGTTTGAATCTGCAACCAATGCGGGGCTGATCCCCCAACTCGATCGCGCTGCCCGTCTGAGTGCGATTGCGGCTGCTCATCAGCACAATGTTCATGCCCGTCTGTTCATCAACTTTATGCCAACCGCAGTCTATGATCCGGTGGCTTGTCTTCGCAGCACCGTTGACGCGATCGACGCGGCTGGAATCCGGCACGATCGGATCGTTTTTGAGGTAGTGGAATCCAGCCATCCCCAGGAGCTAGAGCATCTAAAATCCGTGCTGCGATTCTACCGGGAAGCAGGCTTTTCAGTGGCTTTGGACGACCTGGGATCGGGTTTTTCTAGCTTAAATTTGCTGCATCAGCTGCGTCCAGATCTGCTCAAACTCGATCTAGAGCTGGTGCGAAATGTGCATCTAGACAGCTACAAAGCCTCGATCACGGAAAAGATTTTGGAAATTGCCCAGAAGCTCAACATCGAAACCGTTGCGGAAGGAATTGAATCACCTGAAGAGCTGGATTGGCTAAGAGAGCGTGGAGCAACCTATGCTCAAGGATATCTCATTGGCAAACCAGCCGTATCCCCTGCACAAACGACTCCTCACTTTGTTCGCCGTTCCACGGACAGTCTGCAGGCGCCTCCACTATGTCAACAGTTGCAGCAGTCAAACCCAGACTGCACTAACTATTCCCCTTCAATGGCTTGA
- a CDS encoding response regulator has translation MLVVDGDADSRDFLIMLLEEYEVEAIGATCVSESLEIMQQDCPDLLISEIVLPGEDGYSLIRQVKAFELAYNVQIPAIAVTACVSKVSQIQALTAGFCKYLPKPLDIDRFISTVACVTEQIQGIALSACQ, from the coding sequence GTGCTGGTGGTCGATGGTGATGCTGATTCTAGAGATTTCCTGATCATGCTGCTTGAAGAATATGAGGTTGAGGCGATCGGGGCAACCTGCGTCAGCGAATCCCTCGAAATCATGCAACAAGATTGTCCTGACCTCCTGATTAGCGAGATTGTTTTGCCAGGTGAAGATGGATACTCGCTCATTCGCCAGGTAAAAGCTTTTGAGTTAGCTTATAACGTTCAGATTCCAGCGATCGCTGTGACAGCATGTGTCAGCAAAGTTAGCCAAATACAGGCTCTCACTGCTGGTTTTTGTAAGTATTTACCAAAGCCACTCGACATCGATCGATTCATTTCAACAGTGGCTTGCGTGACTGAACAAATTCAAGGAATAGCGCTTAGCGCCTGTCAATAA
- a CDS encoding response regulator has product MNKRILIIDDEHLSIQVLEMTLKMTTQWAVLSANSGYDGIDKAKAEQPDAILLDMMMPGMNGLTTLSKLRLQQETQHIPVILLTSMIKSLQPPPADTAQAAAVMAKPFNPTTLAQQITDILGWS; this is encoded by the coding sequence ATGAACAAACGCATTCTCATCATTGATGATGAACATCTCTCAATTCAAGTTCTAGAAATGACTCTGAAAATGACTACTCAATGGGCGGTTCTTTCAGCGAATTCTGGATATGATGGCATTGATAAAGCAAAAGCAGAACAACCGGATGCCATTCTTCTAGACATGATGATGCCTGGTATGAATGGCTTAACAACGTTATCCAAACTGCGATTGCAGCAGGAAACCCAACACATTCCTGTTATTCTGCTCACATCAATGATCAAGAGCCTCCAGCCTCCGCCAGCAGATACGGCTCAAGCAGCCGCGGTAATGGCAAAACCCTTCAATCCCACTACCCTAGCTCAACAGATAACTGATATTCTAGGCTGGAGCTAA
- a CDS encoding response regulator has protein sequence METLMKILVIEDERDVRLNILEILSSSNFDTVHASNGREGIKLARETQPDLIICDIKMPDIDGYEVLSELRQDTETATIPFIFLTAKADKTDIRRGMNLGADDYLTKPFRRIELLETIAARHKKQQALLSLQDSVRELAEQAHQKDELVCSITHDLRAPLTTIKVALQLLEMTPNNHEQYINVAKAACEQGDELIQNLLYLYQLESGETRILMEAIDLHAHLMHLTNLFQVRTQNRHQTLSLDIPEELPLITSDGTCLQRVLSELLNNACKYTPDYGEISLQFQECPHLNRVIFSVRNSVAIPLDELPKLFDKFYRLPNSTQQHGSGLGLPLVKHLVEQLNGQITVTSQGGWTTFAVELPYRMQSVESVA, from the coding sequence ATGGAGACGTTGATGAAGATTCTGGTGATTGAAGATGAACGGGATGTTCGATTAAACATTCTAGAAATTCTGAGTTCTAGTAACTTTGACACCGTTCATGCAAGCAATGGGCGAGAAGGAATCAAACTCGCAAGAGAGACACAACCTGACCTCATCATCTGCGACATTAAAATGCCTGATATTGACGGCTATGAAGTACTAAGTGAACTACGACAGGATACAGAAACTGCAACAATTCCATTCATTTTTTTGACAGCCAAGGCAGACAAAACGGATATTCGGCGCGGTATGAACCTGGGTGCCGATGACTATCTTACTAAACCGTTTCGACGGATAGAGTTGCTTGAAACAATCGCCGCCCGTCACAAAAAGCAGCAAGCCCTACTCTCCCTGCAAGACAGCGTTCGGGAACTGGCAGAGCAAGCCCATCAGAAAGATGAGTTAGTTTGTTCGATTACCCATGATTTGCGAGCACCGTTGACCACTATCAAGGTTGCGCTTCAGCTGCTTGAAATGACCCCCAACAACCACGAACAATATATCAACGTGGCAAAGGCAGCTTGTGAACAGGGAGATGAATTAATTCAAAATCTTTTGTATCTCTATCAGTTGGAGTCCGGGGAAACGAGGATTTTAATGGAAGCGATCGATTTGCACGCCCATCTGATGCATCTGACCAATTTGTTTCAGGTGCGAACCCAAAACCGCCATCAAACATTGTCCCTGGATATTCCAGAAGAGTTGCCGCTCATCACTTCCGATGGCACCTGTCTTCAGCGTGTTCTCAGCGAACTTCTCAACAACGCTTGTAAATATACTCCTGACTATGGTGAGATCAGTTTGCAGTTTCAGGAATGCCCCCATCTCAATCGCGTGATCTTCTCCGTTCGCAATTCAGTGGCGATTCCATTAGACGAACTGCCTAAGCTGTTTGATAAGTTTTATCGCCTTCCCAATAGTACTCAGCAGCATGGAAGTGGGTTAGGTCTACCCCTTGTCAAACATCTGGTTGAGCAGCTCAATGGACAGATTACCGTCACGAGTCAGGGAGGATGGACAACCTTTGCGGTCGAGCTACCGTATCGGATGCAAAGTGTAGAGTCTGTTGCTTGA
- a CDS encoding glycosyltransferase family 39 protein, with translation MSSKSSHSRQPNQPFSFISISSFCANVLHHPLRSGLFLLVFCGVLFFWQLDGYTLFNNTEAKQAEIARQMWIRRDWITPVYNGELYFDKPVLLHWLIAIGFASLGLHEWAVRLPSAVAATLLVLGTWAFVSHFANRRVGLIAATMVAANPFTFTLGRTGQHDMLLTSFVGLALYCWYFAYSSGKTWSYLVFFACLGLATMSKGPLAIVLVGLTIGVFLIWVGRIWEQVKTIPWLWGGLIFAAITLPWHVLVLQANGWNFINGYVGYSNVDRFVAVNLNQTGPWYYYIPLAIVGLFPWIMLIPSQFRQPLPLRSLLGRTYWQQRSPDQQVSLFMGIWFLAIFLFMSVAATKLPWYIFPGLPALAYLCAQAWEKQITAPDSWLKLELRLIAVVYGLCAIGFVGVPRLFSQEAVVREIVGQGIPWLLGSIYLVAAIAIWMSARSRGVMRAWLISLITFSSFALIVVHLLLPILDRQVLGGRLLGITAALQQETCDTCSEDFPATLGIGSPSVNFYSQISYIKRFEGIQAGADLLVQLQQPQRLLLITTNAALQSIGLDLHPYRPTYVSGKNLLYIIQPDRDESEAIPR, from the coding sequence ATGTCCTCTAAATCCTCCCATTCTCGCCAGCCCAATCAACCCTTTTCTTTCATTTCCATTTCATCGTTCTGTGCCAATGTCTTGCATCATCCCCTTCGATCGGGTCTGTTTTTGCTGGTGTTTTGTGGAGTTTTGTTCTTCTGGCAGTTAGACGGCTATACCCTGTTCAACAACACAGAAGCAAAGCAGGCAGAGATTGCTCGTCAGATGTGGATTCGTCGCGATTGGATCACGCCAGTCTATAACGGTGAGCTTTATTTTGATAAACCTGTCCTGCTTCACTGGTTGATTGCGATCGGGTTTGCCAGTCTGGGTCTGCATGAATGGGCAGTTCGTTTACCGTCGGCTGTGGCTGCAACGCTGCTTGTCCTGGGAACCTGGGCTTTTGTAAGCCATTTTGCGAATCGTCGGGTTGGTTTGATTGCCGCAACGATGGTGGCAGCCAACCCTTTTACCTTTACTTTGGGGCGAACCGGGCAGCATGACATGTTGTTGACCAGTTTTGTTGGGCTTGCCCTCTACTGCTGGTATTTTGCCTACAGTTCCGGAAAGACCTGGAGCTACCTGGTTTTTTTTGCCTGTTTGGGTCTAGCAACCATGTCGAAGGGCCCACTGGCGATCGTCCTCGTCGGTCTAACGATCGGCGTTTTTCTGATTTGGGTGGGACGGATTTGGGAGCAGGTGAAAACCATACCCTGGCTCTGGGGCGGTTTAATCTTCGCAGCGATCACGCTACCGTGGCATGTCTTAGTGCTCCAGGCAAATGGCTGGAATTTTATTAATGGCTATGTTGGGTACAGCAATGTCGATCGTTTTGTTGCGGTTAACTTAAATCAAACGGGTCCCTGGTACTACTACATCCCTTTAGCGATCGTGGGTTTATTCCCGTGGATTATGCTAATTCCATCTCAATTCCGCCAGCCGCTACCGCTCCGATCGCTTCTGGGAAGAACCTACTGGCAACAGCGATCGCCAGATCAGCAGGTCAGTTTATTTATGGGAATTTGGTTCCTGGCTATCTTCCTCTTTATGAGTGTAGCGGCGACAAAATTGCCGTGGTACATCTTCCCCGGTCTACCAGCACTGGCATATTTATGTGCCCAGGCTTGGGAAAAGCAAATTACGGCTCCTGATTCCTGGCTAAAACTAGAATTGCGGCTGATTGCGGTTGTTTATGGGCTTTGTGCGATCGGATTCGTTGGGGTTCCCCGGTTGTTCTCTCAAGAGGCGGTTGTGCGGGAAATTGTTGGACAAGGAATTCCCTGGTTGTTAGGCAGCATTTATCTGGTAGCCGCGATCGCAATCTGGATGAGTGCCCGTAGCAGGGGTGTGATGCGAGCTTGGCTAATTAGCCTAATTACCTTTAGCAGCTTTGCGCTAATCGTCGTTCACCTCCTCCTGCCCATTCTGGATCGACAGGTTTTGGGCGGACGGCTTTTAGGGATTACGGCAGCCTTGCAGCAAGAAACTTGTGATACTTGCTCAGAAGACTTTCCTGCAACATTGGGCATTGGCTCACCCAGCGTGAATTTTTATAGTCAGATTAGCTACATCAAACGGTTTGAAGGCATACAGGCGGGTGCAGATCTGCTGGTTCAACTTCAGCAACCGCAGCGCCTTCTGTTAATTACAACGAATGCTGCCTTACAGAGTATTGGGCTTGATTTGCACCCCTATCGACCCACCTACGTTTCTGGAAAAAATCTACTCTATATCATTCAGCCCGATCGTGATGAGTCAGAAGCAATACCGAGATAG
- a CDS encoding PAS domain S-box protein, producing the protein MIENQETEWLRQRNAELEALVQDLRSQLQTQTTLATDIGSASSDLERDLVVGQDTAPTSKLIPHASDAADGFEQVVSELQQINDELLQAIEELQVAEEELRRQNAELITTRRQVEFQKFRYKELFEFAPDGYVVTDEKGIIQEANQAAALLLGIRQPRLVGKPLGVFVSPGDRKLFRAQLNYLAALPPSASGIIHHPIALTLNPRLGQPFAAAMRIAPVYEGQQLISFRWLIQDISLFQVVTEAVRRNEQKFRSIFEWAAIGIALTDFDAKVLEHNRSLERMLGYSAAELQHLSFAAFTHPDDLTLDADRRQELAEGKINSYEIEKRFIRKSGTWFWGRLTVSLVRDEKQSQFCFDMLEDITERKQLENYLCQTKIELGSRIEVQTAALQTTIEQLEQTQEAWQDTLHRLDFHIENSPLGIIEWDQKFQITRWSKGAESIFGWSAAEMLGQTAETWNHIIPADQRIVEQAIAQLLNGEVTRNVCRNRNYTKAGSIIDCVWHNSSLFNSAGEMDSLLSLVEDVTDQKQAEQELRDSEERFRQLADNIPQVFWIASLDTGKTLYISPTCTKIWGYSPERFYEEPGDFWLTRVHPDDLPQIYTLLEQQQQGQMTHAQYRILQPDGSLRWMSDRAFPFFDENGRLYRVAGITEDVTDRKHQEERLRLLEMVVVNSNDAVLITTADLDDPKIVYVNHAFTQITGYSSEEVLGKTPRLLQGANTDRATTQKIRESLSRYESIVVEILNYNKEGLEAWIDLSIFPVLDQFGQYTHFVAFQRDITQRKQTEAALMLQHQRSELFAEIALKIRQSLQLEDILQTTVNEVREMLQCDRVLIYRILPDGSGLVATEAAESCDISILGQFYPLDAFPLEYHLPYCHGKVRAIEDVERDGLAPRCSRFLREIGVRAKLVVPIVLQESLWGLIIAHQCDGPRQWSEFEIELLQQIAHQLEIALAQSQLLQAVSESEERFRTMANSTSVLIWISNPQHECVFCNQTLLDFVGRTLDQQLGYGWTENLHPDDRQFCLEEYLRAQAEQQAFEVEYRMRRADGEYRWMLDQAAPCLMPNGQLNGYIGSCVDITDRKQAEVEVYRALKKEKELSELKSHFVSNTSHEFRTPLSTILSSADLIEFYLEQGTVDRIPEHIRRIQTTAVSMTNLLNDILILEKAEVNKLPFVPAPIDLEEFCAELVEEMRLNDHNSHLLTLDIQHEDNPNSGREAQMDERLLRQIFSNLLGNALKYSPTDTTVRFSLVCHNNNAHFAVQDQGIGIPPKDQARLFEPFHRASNVGAISGSGLGLAIVKRSIDIHGGSIAVMSHPETGTTVQVTLPLQPVVAEMAAEL; encoded by the coding sequence ATGATTGAGAATCAGGAAACCGAGTGGCTGCGACAGCGCAATGCAGAACTGGAAGCATTAGTTCAGGATTTGAGGTCGCAACTCCAGACTCAAACGACCTTAGCTACCGATATCGGCTCTGCCTCGTCAGACTTGGAAAGAGATCTCGTTGTGGGACAAGATACGGCACCTACATCTAAACTCATTCCTCACGCCAGTGATGCCGCTGATGGGTTTGAACAGGTTGTTTCAGAATTACAGCAAATTAACGATGAATTGCTTCAGGCGATCGAGGAATTACAGGTTGCGGAAGAAGAATTACGGCGACAAAATGCAGAACTCATCACCACTCGAAGGCAGGTAGAGTTTCAGAAATTCCGCTACAAGGAGCTGTTTGAGTTTGCGCCCGATGGCTATGTCGTAACGGATGAGAAGGGCATTATTCAAGAAGCGAATCAGGCGGCAGCCCTCTTGTTAGGGATACGCCAACCCCGCCTGGTCGGTAAGCCGTTAGGTGTGTTCGTGTCACCAGGCGATCGCAAACTTTTTCGAGCCCAGTTAAATTATTTGGCAGCTTTGCCTCCGTCTGCTTCAGGCATCATCCATCACCCAATCGCCCTGACACTAAATCCTCGTTTGGGTCAGCCGTTTGCCGCCGCGATGCGGATTGCGCCAGTTTACGAAGGGCAGCAGCTAATTAGCTTTCGCTGGCTGATTCAAGATATCAGTCTGTTTCAGGTGGTCACTGAGGCTGTTCGGCGCAATGAACAGAAGTTTCGCAGCATTTTTGAGTGGGCGGCGATCGGCATTGCTCTGACGGACTTTGATGCCAAGGTGCTGGAGCATAATCGATCGCTGGAACGGATGCTGGGCTATAGCGCTGCTGAACTACAACATCTGTCCTTCGCTGCCTTTACCCATCCCGATGATCTCACCTTGGATGCCGATCGGCGACAGGAATTGGCAGAAGGCAAAATTAACTCCTATGAAATTGAAAAACGCTTCATTCGTAAAAGTGGCACATGGTTTTGGGGTCGTTTGACCGTTTCTCTAGTGCGAGATGAAAAGCAGTCCCAATTCTGCTTCGACATGCTAGAAGACATCACAGAGCGGAAGCAGCTTGAAAACTATCTCTGCCAAACGAAAATTGAACTGGGTTCCCGGATTGAAGTCCAAACGGCAGCACTGCAAACGACGATCGAACAGCTAGAACAAACCCAAGAGGCATGGCAAGATACTCTCCACCGATTGGATTTTCACATTGAAAATTCGCCTTTAGGAATCATTGAATGGGATCAGAAGTTTCAGATAACGCGCTGGTCGAAGGGTGCAGAGTCTATTTTTGGCTGGTCGGCGGCGGAAATGTTGGGGCAGACGGCTGAAACCTGGAACCACATCATCCCAGCAGATCAAAGGATAGTTGAGCAGGCCATTGCCCAACTCTTAAACGGCGAAGTGACCCGTAATGTTTGTCGGAACCGTAACTACACGAAAGCGGGTTCAATTATCGATTGTGTCTGGCATAACTCCTCACTCTTTAATTCAGCAGGTGAAATGGATTCTTTGTTGTCACTTGTTGAAGACGTAACGGATCAGAAGCAAGCGGAACAGGAATTGCGCGACAGTGAGGAACGCTTCCGACAGTTAGCCGACAACATTCCCCAAGTCTTCTGGATCGCCTCCCTGGATACCGGAAAAACTTTGTATATCAGCCCTACCTGCACCAAAATCTGGGGTTACTCTCCGGAACGGTTTTATGAGGAGCCGGGGGATTTCTGGCTCACACGGGTTCATCCAGACGATCTTCCCCAGATCTACACACTGCTTGAACAACAGCAACAGGGGCAGATGACCCATGCCCAGTACCGTATCCTCCAACCCGATGGGTCACTCCGGTGGATGTCCGATCGCGCCTTTCCATTTTTCGATGAGAATGGCAGGCTTTACCGAGTTGCCGGAATTACCGAGGATGTTACCGATCGCAAACACCAGGAAGAACGGCTGCGGCTGCTGGAAATGGTTGTGGTGAATTCGAATGATGCCGTCCTGATTACGACCGCAGACCTGGATGATCCCAAAATTGTGTACGTCAATCATGCCTTTACCCAGATCACAGGGTACAGTTCAGAGGAGGTTTTGGGCAAAACTCCCCGGCTGTTGCAAGGGGCAAATACTGATCGCGCGACAACGCAGAAAATTCGAGAGTCTTTGTCTCGCTACGAATCAATTGTGGTTGAAATTCTCAATTACAACAAAGAGGGTCTGGAAGCTTGGATTGATCTGAGCATCTTCCCGGTACTGGATCAATTCGGACAATATACTCACTTTGTTGCTTTCCAACGAGATATCACTCAGCGCAAACAGACTGAAGCTGCCTTGATGCTGCAACACCAGCGATCGGAGCTTTTCGCTGAAATTGCCCTCAAAATTCGGCAGTCGCTTCAACTAGAGGACATTTTGCAGACCACCGTTAATGAAGTCAGAGAGATGCTGCAGTGCGATCGGGTGTTGATCTACCGCATTTTGCCCGATGGCAGCGGGTTGGTGGCAACGGAAGCAGCCGAATCATGCGATATTTCAATTCTGGGGCAATTTTATCCTCTCGATGCCTTTCCACTGGAGTATCATTTACCCTACTGTCATGGCAAAGTTCGGGCAATTGAGGATGTTGAGCGGGATGGGCTTGCTCCTCGCTGTAGCCGTTTTTTACGAGAGATTGGGGTGCGTGCCAAATTAGTTGTCCCCATTGTGTTGCAAGAATCGCTTTGGGGGCTGATCATCGCTCACCAATGTGATGGACCTCGTCAATGGTCAGAATTTGAGATCGAACTGCTGCAACAAATTGCCCATCAGCTCGAAATTGCTCTGGCTCAAAGTCAGCTTTTGCAAGCGGTCAGTGAAAGTGAAGAGCGGTTCCGCACGATGGCAAACAGTACTTCTGTGCTGATCTGGATTAGCAACCCGCAGCATGAATGCGTTTTTTGTAACCAAACACTTTTAGATTTTGTTGGACGCACCCTTGATCAGCAGCTTGGCTATGGGTGGACAGAAAATCTTCATCCCGATGATCGGCAGTTTTGCCTAGAGGAATATCTGCGGGCTCAGGCAGAACAGCAAGCGTTTGAAGTGGAATATCGGATGCGGCGTGCTGATGGAGAATATCGCTGGATGCTTGATCAGGCAGCCCCTTGCCTAATGCCTAATGGACAGCTCAACGGCTATATTGGCTCCTGTGTAGATATTACCGATCGCAAGCAGGCAGAAGTAGAAGTTTATCGGGCACTCAAGAAGGAAAAGGAACTGAGTGAGCTCAAATCTCACTTTGTCTCTAACACCTCCCACGAATTTCGCACGCCCCTCAGCACGATCTTGTCTTCTGCTGATTTAATTGAGTTCTATCTGGAACAGGGAACGGTCGATCGCATCCCAGAACATATTCGCCGTATCCAAACGACTGCCGTCAGCATGACTAACTTGCTCAATGATATTCTCATTTTGGAGAAAGCAGAGGTGAATAAACTCCCGTTTGTCCCGGCTCCGATCGATCTAGAAGAATTTTGTGCCGAGCTTGTTGAAGAGATGCGCCTCAATGACCACAACAGTCACTTGTTGACGTTAGACATTCAGCACGAGGACAATCCCAATAGTGGTCGAGAAGCGCAGATGGATGAGCGGTTGCTGCGGCAAATCTTCAGCAATCTCCTGGGGAATGCGCTCAAGTATTCTCCTACCGATACAACGGTACGGTTTTCCCTGGTATGCCACAACAATAATGCTCATTTTGCTGTGCAAGATCAGGGAATCGGCATTCCGCCAAAAGACCAAGCACGCTTGTTTGAGCCGTTTCATCGGGCGAGTAATGTGGGAGCAATTTCGGGAAGTGGTTTGGGTCTGGCAATCGTCAAACGATCGATAGACATTCATGGAGGCAGCATTGCTGTAATGAGTCATCCTGAAACAGGAACTACAGTCCAGGTCACGTTACCGCTACAGCCAGTGGTTGCTGAAATGGCAGCCGAATTGTAA
- a CDS encoding response regulator: MRILLIEDDENLAIALIKVLTTQYYTVDRAMDGEDGWELAQADPYDLIVLDVMLPKLDGVSLCQRLRKQGYQRSILLLTARHTLTDRIQGLDAGADDYVIKPFEWAELLARIRALLRRDSLLLPTVLQWGELCLNPATCEVTWDDRPLSLRPKEYSLLELFLRSPRRVFSCSAILKQLWSYEDTPNEETVRAHIKGLRQRLKAAGAVDALETVYGLGYRLREREDASINSAIGYGADELEPNSPSDLQQALANLWMTMQPSVLQKVDAIEAFLIALQQGQETEDQQQQAVLEVHRIAGLAGTFGLAEATQLARHIEGWLSTGASPQQLDRGQSWLAALRHELSASSPSSRINAVSTSFTPSSLPQKALKTPPKSSTVKALPAQTGDETKIHWTLTVFLITDNPALLTLVQSVLEPQRIHLVPLQAWQSLWNTVEAIVPDALLIDLEAPGGYPDLDGAKLCRQVREDARWDKQPILFLTAHPAQSMMQELFTSGADDFVSKAAIASELIVRIQARAKKFS; the protein is encoded by the coding sequence ATGCGAATTCTGCTCATTGAAGATGACGAGAATCTAGCGATCGCTCTGATTAAGGTTCTGACAACGCAGTACTATACCGTCGATCGGGCGATGGATGGAGAAGACGGGTGGGAACTTGCCCAGGCTGACCCGTATGATCTAATTGTTCTGGATGTCATGCTGCCGAAACTAGATGGCGTGAGTTTGTGCCAGCGCCTCCGAAAGCAGGGCTACCAGCGATCCATCCTGCTGCTGACCGCACGGCATACCCTCACCGATCGCATTCAGGGGCTGGATGCTGGTGCAGATGATTATGTAATCAAGCCTTTCGAGTGGGCTGAACTTCTCGCTCGCATTCGTGCTCTCCTGCGTCGGGACTCTCTGTTGTTGCCAACGGTTTTGCAATGGGGAGAGCTATGCCTGAATCCGGCAACCTGTGAAGTGACCTGGGACGATCGTCCTCTGTCATTGCGACCCAAGGAGTATAGTCTGCTGGAATTGTTTCTTCGCAGTCCCCGACGGGTCTTTAGTTGCAGCGCGATTCTTAAACAGTTGTGGTCTTATGAAGATACGCCGAATGAGGAAACGGTGCGAGCGCATATCAAAGGGCTTAGACAACGGCTCAAAGCCGCAGGAGCGGTTGATGCTCTGGAAACAGTATATGGGTTGGGCTACCGTCTGAGAGAGCGAGAAGACGCTTCCATCAATTCTGCAATCGGCTACGGTGCCGATGAACTTGAACCCAATTCCCCCTCTGATCTACAACAAGCGCTGGCAAATCTTTGGATGACGATGCAGCCGAGCGTACTGCAAAAAGTTGATGCTATTGAAGCTTTTCTGATAGCGCTGCAACAGGGTCAAGAGACGGAGGATCAGCAGCAGCAAGCAGTGCTAGAGGTTCACCGGATTGCAGGCTTAGCAGGAACGTTTGGGTTGGCTGAGGCGACTCAGCTTGCCCGTCACATTGAAGGCTGGCTCAGTACGGGGGCATCTCCTCAACAACTCGATCGGGGGCAATCCTGGCTTGCGGCGCTCCGTCACGAACTCAGTGCAAGCAGTCCATCCTCCAGGATCAATGCGGTTTCCACCAGTTTCACACCGTCCAGTCTTCCGCAGAAAGCCCTTAAGACGCCACCAAAATCCTCAACGGTAAAGGCTCTCCCAGCTCAGACAGGCGATGAGACAAAGATTCATTGGACGCTAACCGTGTTTTTGATTACGGACAATCCAGCGTTGCTGACGTTGGTTCAATCCGTTCTGGAGCCGCAGCGGATTCATCTAGTTCCCCTCCAGGCATGGCAGTCTCTTTGGAACACTGTGGAAGCGATAGTACCCGATGCGCTACTGATTGACCTGGAAGCACCCGGTGGATATCCTGACCTAGATGGAGCTAAGCTTTGCAGGCAGGTGCGCGAGGATGCCCGCTGGGACAAGCAACCCATTCTGTTTTTAACTGCTCACCCTGCTCAGAGCATGATGCAAGAACTCTTTACAAGCGGGGCAGATGATTTTGTCAGCAAGGCAGCGATCGCATCAGAACTCATCGTTCGCATTCAAGCACGGGCTAAAAAATTTTCCTGA